The following coding sequences lie in one Glycine soja cultivar W05 chromosome 16, ASM419377v2, whole genome shotgun sequence genomic window:
- the LOC114390761 gene encoding sugar transporter ERD6-like 6 isoform X1, whose protein sequence is MEESGDARDLQKPFLHTGSWYKMGSRQSSIMGSSTQVIRDGAVSVLFCVLIVALGPIQFGFTCGYSSPTQGAIVRDLNLSISEFSFFGSLSNVGAMVGAIASGQIAEYIGRKGSLMIAAIPNIIGWLAISFAKDSSFLYMGRLLEGFGVGIISYVVPVYIAEIAPQNLRGGLGSVNQLSVTIGIMLAYLLGLFVNWRVLAILGILPCTVLIPGLFFIPESPRWLAKMGMIDEFETSLQVLRGFDTDISVEVHEIKRSVASTGKRAAIRFADLKRKRYWFPLMVGIGLLVLQQLSGINGILFYSTTIFANAGISSSEAATVGLGAVQVIATGISTWLVDKSGRRLLLIISSSVMTVSLLIVSIAFYLEGVVSEDSHLFSILGIVSVVGLVAMVIGFSLGLGPIPWLIMSEILPVNIKGLAGSIATMGNWLISWGITMTANLLLNWSSGGTFTIYTVVAAFTIAFIAMWVPETKGRTLEEIQFSFR, encoded by the exons ATGGAAGAGAGTGGCGATGCGAGGGATCTTCAGAAACCGTTCCTCCACACAGGGAGTTGGTACAAGATGGGTTCCAGGCAGTCCAGCATCATGGGATCCTCCACTCAGGTTATCCGCGACGGCGCCGTTTCCGTCCTCTTCTGCGTCCTCATCGTCGCCTTGGGTCCCATTCAATTCGGCTTCACG TGTGGGTATTCTTCTCCAACCCAAGGGGCTATAGTTCGCGATCTAAACCTCTCTATTTCGGAG TTTTCTTTCTTTGGATCTTTGTCTAATGTGGGAGCAATGGTGGGAGCTATAGCTAGTGGTCAGATAGCTGAATACATCGGGCGCAAAGGg TCATTGATGATTGCTGCGATCCCCAATATAATAGGGTGGCTTGCTATTTCTTTTGCCAAA GATTCCTCGTTTTTGTATATGGGGAGGTTGTTGGAAGGTTTTGGCGTTGGGATTATCTCTTATGTG GTGCCTGTTTATATAGCTGAGATTGCACCTCAAAACTTGAGAGGTGGCCTTGGATCAGTGAACCAG CTCTCTGTTACAATTGGCATTATGCTGGCTTATCTGTTGGGTCTTTTTGTCAACTGGAGAGTCCTTGCAATTCTAG GAATTTTGCCTTGTACAGTATTAATACCTGGATTATTTTTCATACCTGAATCCCCCAGATGGTTG GCCAAGATGGGGATGATAGATGAGTTTGAGACTTCTTTGCAAGTGTTACGAGGATTTGACACTGATATATCTGTTGAAGTACATGAAATTAAG AGATCTGTGGCTTCAACGGGAAAAAGAGCTGCAATCCGATTTGCAGATCTCAAGAGGAAAAGATATTGGTTCCCGTTAATG GTTGGTATTGGATTACTTGTTCTTCAGCAATTATCTGGTATCAATGGAATTTTGTTCTATTCAACTACCATCTTTGCAAATGCAG GAATTTCATCCAGCGAAGCTGCTACAGTTGGACTTGGAGCCGTTCAG GTCATAGCAACTGGAATTTCCACATGGTTGGTGGACAAAAGTGGCCGGAGGCTGCTTCTAATA ATATCCTCATCTGTAATGACAGTTAGCCTTCTCATTGTTTCTATAGCATTTTATCTGGAG GGGGTTGTATCAGAGGATTCACATTTATTCAGCATTTTGGGAATAGTTTCTGTTGTTGGACTCGTG GCTATGGTGATTGGGTTCTCTCTAGGTCTGGGACCCATCCCTTGGCTTATAATGTCTGAG ATACTTCCAGTGAATATAAAGGGCCTTGCTGGCAGCATAGCGACAATGGGAAATTGGCTGATTTCGTGGGGGATCACGATGACTGCTAACTTGCTTTTGAATTGGAGCAGTGGAG GGACATTTACAATCTACACAGTCGTAGCTGCCTTTACTATAGCTTTTATAGCAATGTGGGTTCCTGAGACCAAGGGAAGAACATTGGAAGAAATTCAGTTTTCCTTCAGATAG
- the LOC114389709 gene encoding sugar transporter ERD6-like 6, with amino-acid sequence MPLGEDYEDARNLRKPFVINNNNNVGYSGNLFVVLCVLIVALGPIQFGFTCGYSSPTQADMIRDLNLSISRFSLFGSLSNVGAMVGATVSGQLAEYFGRKGSLIVAAIPNIFGWLAISIAKDTSLLFMGRLLDGFGVGIISYVVPVYIAEVSPRTMRGSLGSVNQLSVTIGIMLAYLLGLFVNWRILAMLGIIPCAVLIPGLYFIPESPRWLADMGMIEKFEASLQTLRGPNVDITMEAQEIQGSLVSNNKADTLKFGDLTRRRYWFPLMVGIGLLVLQQLSGINGVFFYSSKIFASAGISSSDAATFGLGAMQVAMTGIATSLLDRSGRRMLLILSSSIMTLSLLLVAAAFYLEGVVTDDSNVHEVLAMLSVMGLVALVIGFSLGVGPIPWIIMSEILPPNIKGFAGSAATFLNWFTASVITMTANLLLHWSSSGTFTIYAIFSAFTVAFSLLWVPETKDRTLEEIQASFIR; translated from the exons ATGCCTTTGGGGGAAGACTACGAGGATGCTAGGAACCTTAGGAAGCCTTTCgtgatcaacaacaacaacaacgttgGTTATAGTGGGAATCTCTTTGTTGTGCTATGTGTCCTCATCGTGGCTTTGGGTCCGATCCAATTCGGTTTCACG TGTGGCTATTCTTCTCCAACACAAGCTGATATGATTCGAGATCTTAATCTCTCAATTTCAAGG TTTTCACTCTTTGGATCTTTATCCAACGTTGGTGCAATGGTAGGAGCAACAGTCAGTGGTCAACTAGCTGAATACTTTGGACGTAAAGGG TCACTAATAGTCGCAGCAATTCCAAATATATTCGGATGGCTCGCCATTTCTATAGCGAAA GATACATCGCTTCTGTTTATGGGAAGATTGTTGGACGGTTTTGGCGTGGGAATAATCTCTTATGTG GTACCTGTTTATATAGCAGAGGTATCACCTCGAACCATGAGAGGTAGTCTTGGATCCGTGAACCAG CTTTCAGTTACCATTGGAATCATGTTGGCTTACCTGTTGGGCCTTTTTGTCAACTGGAGAATTCTAGCAATGTTAG gaaTTATTCCCTGTGCAGTACTGATACCCGGGCTATATTTCATTCCAGAATCTCCTAGATGGTTG GCCGATATGGGGATGATAGAAAAGTTTGAAGCTTCTTTACAAACTTTACGAGGACCCAACGTTGATATTACAATGGAAGCACAAGAAATCCAG GGATCTTTGGTGTCGAATAACAAAGCAGATACTCTAAAGTTTGGAGATCTCACGAGGAGAAGATATTGGTTTCCTTTAAtg GTAGGTATCGGACTACTTGTGCTCCAACAGCTTTCTGGTATCAATGGTGTTTTTTTCTATTCTAGCAAGATATTTGCAAGTGCAG GAATTTCTTCCAGCGATGCTGCTACATTTGGACTTGGAGCTATGCAG GTTGCAATGACTGGGATTGCTACTTCGTTGTTAGACAGAAGTGGAAGAAGGATGCTTCTAATA CTATCCTCCTCCATAATGACACTTAGTCTCCTCCTTGTAGCTGCGGCATTCTATTTGGAG GGTGTGGTAACAGATGATTCTAACGTTCATGAAGTATTGGCAATGCTCTCTGTTATGGGGCTTGTG GCTTTGGTCATTGGATTTTCTCTAGGCGTTGGACCAATACCCTGGATCATAATGTCTGAG ATTCTTCCACCAAATATCAAAGGCTTTGCTGGCAGTGCAGCTACCTTTTTGAATTGGTTCACTGCATCTGTAATCACCATGACTGCAAATTTGCTCTTACATTGGAGCAGTTCAG GAACATTTACAATCTACGCCATTTTTTCGGCCTTCACCGTTGCTTTTTCGTTACTTTGGGTTCCCGAGACCAAGGACAGAACACTGGAAGAAATTCAGGCATCctttattagataa
- the LOC114390761 gene encoding sugar transporter ERD6-like 6 isoform X2 — protein sequence MVGAIASGQIAEYIGRKGSLMIAAIPNIIGWLAISFAKDSSFLYMGRLLEGFGVGIISYVVPVYIAEIAPQNLRGGLGSVNQLSVTIGIMLAYLLGLFVNWRVLAILGILPCTVLIPGLFFIPESPRWLAKMGMIDEFETSLQVLRGFDTDISVEVHEIKRSVASTGKRAAIRFADLKRKRYWFPLMVGIGLLVLQQLSGINGILFYSTTIFANAGISSSEAATVGLGAVQVIATGISTWLVDKSGRRLLLIISSSVMTVSLLIVSIAFYLEGVVSEDSHLFSILGIVSVVGLVAMVIGFSLGLGPIPWLIMSEILPVNIKGLAGSIATMGNWLISWGITMTANLLLNWSSGGTFTIYTVVAAFTIAFIAMWVPETKGRTLEEIQFSFR from the exons ATGGTGGGAGCTATAGCTAGTGGTCAGATAGCTGAATACATCGGGCGCAAAGGg TCATTGATGATTGCTGCGATCCCCAATATAATAGGGTGGCTTGCTATTTCTTTTGCCAAA GATTCCTCGTTTTTGTATATGGGGAGGTTGTTGGAAGGTTTTGGCGTTGGGATTATCTCTTATGTG GTGCCTGTTTATATAGCTGAGATTGCACCTCAAAACTTGAGAGGTGGCCTTGGATCAGTGAACCAG CTCTCTGTTACAATTGGCATTATGCTGGCTTATCTGTTGGGTCTTTTTGTCAACTGGAGAGTCCTTGCAATTCTAG GAATTTTGCCTTGTACAGTATTAATACCTGGATTATTTTTCATACCTGAATCCCCCAGATGGTTG GCCAAGATGGGGATGATAGATGAGTTTGAGACTTCTTTGCAAGTGTTACGAGGATTTGACACTGATATATCTGTTGAAGTACATGAAATTAAG AGATCTGTGGCTTCAACGGGAAAAAGAGCTGCAATCCGATTTGCAGATCTCAAGAGGAAAAGATATTGGTTCCCGTTAATG GTTGGTATTGGATTACTTGTTCTTCAGCAATTATCTGGTATCAATGGAATTTTGTTCTATTCAACTACCATCTTTGCAAATGCAG GAATTTCATCCAGCGAAGCTGCTACAGTTGGACTTGGAGCCGTTCAG GTCATAGCAACTGGAATTTCCACATGGTTGGTGGACAAAAGTGGCCGGAGGCTGCTTCTAATA ATATCCTCATCTGTAATGACAGTTAGCCTTCTCATTGTTTCTATAGCATTTTATCTGGAG GGGGTTGTATCAGAGGATTCACATTTATTCAGCATTTTGGGAATAGTTTCTGTTGTTGGACTCGTG GCTATGGTGATTGGGTTCTCTCTAGGTCTGGGACCCATCCCTTGGCTTATAATGTCTGAG ATACTTCCAGTGAATATAAAGGGCCTTGCTGGCAGCATAGCGACAATGGGAAATTGGCTGATTTCGTGGGGGATCACGATGACTGCTAACTTGCTTTTGAATTGGAGCAGTGGAG GGACATTTACAATCTACACAGTCGTAGCTGCCTTTACTATAGCTTTTATAGCAATGTGGGTTCCTGAGACCAAGGGAAGAACATTGGAAGAAATTCAGTTTTCCTTCAGATAG
- the LOC114389946 gene encoding CBL-interacting serine/threonine-protein kinase 6-like yields MKTEQHVAMKVVGKEKVIKVGMMEQVKREISMMKMVKHQNIVELHEVMASKSKIYIAMELVRGGELFNKVSKGRLKEDVARLYFQQLISAVNFCHSRDIYHRDLKPENLLLDEHGNLKVSDFGLTAFSEHLKEDGLLHTTCGTPAYVSPEVIAKKGYDDAKADIWSCGVILYVLLAGFLPFQDDNLVAMIIWWG; encoded by the coding sequence ATGAAAACAGAGCAGCACGTGGCCATGAAGGTGgtgggaaaagaaaaagtgataaAGGTCGGAATGATGGAGCAGGTGAAGAGGGAGATCTCGATGATGAAAATGGTGAAGCACCAAAACATCGTCGAACTCCACGAAGTCATGGCCAGCAAGTCCAAGATCTATATTGCCATGGAACTCGTCCGCGGCGGAGAGCTCTTCAACAAGGTCTCTAAAGGCCGCTTAAAGGAGGACGTGGCAAGACTCTACTTCCAGCAGTTAATCTCCGCCGTCAACTTCTGCCACAGCCGCGACATCTACCACCGCGACCTCAAGCCGGAAAACCTCCTCCTAGACGAACACGGCAACCTCAAAGTCTCCGACTTCGGACTCACCGCTTTCTCCGAACACCTCAAGGAGGACGGGCTGTTACACACCACGTGCGGCACGCCTGCGTACGTGTCGCCTGAAGTGATAGCGAAAAAAGGCTATGATGATGCCAAGGCTGATATATGGTCATGTGGTGTAATCCTCTACGTTCTCCTCGCAGGCTTTTTACCCTTTCAGGATGATAATTTGGTTGCCATGATAATTTGGTGGGGTTAA